In Fragaria vesca subsp. vesca linkage group LG5, FraVesHawaii_1.0, whole genome shotgun sequence, the genomic stretch GGTCTTCCCTTTAAAACCTCCATCATAGCCTTTGCATTTGGCACAAACCCTTTGCATATCATCACATCCACCAACTCTTTGCACTCCTCCTCAGATGCCTTGTCCTCCTGCTTTGCGAGGCTCTCTATCACAGCAGTGTAGGTAGCAGTATTGGGCCCAATCCCCCTCCCCATCATCTCTAACAAGCACTTCTTGGCATCTCCGACGAAGTTGGGGTAAGCAGAGAGTCCCTTGATTAGAACAGTATAAGTGTAGGAGTTTGGGGCAACCCCAGTAGCTAACATGCGCCGGTACGCCTCCAGAGCACCCTTGGTCTTGCCATGGTTGATGTAGGCTTCAATAACGCTGGTTTCGAGTGCCACCATTGGAACTAAGCCGGTTGCATAACCCTTACAGAAGTCATTCCAAGCTTCTATATAGCCATCCTTTAACAAAGCATCACTCATCTTCTCCGACTGTTTATGGAGGTATCTTGAGTTCCACTTGCTGAAGATTTTTCTCATTGCCTTATCACTTGTATTGTTGATAAGATCTCCATACCACTTAAGTGCATTCATTGATTCTGCCAGGTTGTCTTCTTCAAAGCGAAGAGGAACGTTCGACTCGGGGATGAACCCCTTTGCTTTTATCTGCTTAAGAAACTCCCTGGCCTTTTCCACCGACTGCTGGCAGGCAATGGCTTGAAACACTGATATGTAAGAGCTAGAATGGGGCTTTATCCCCTTGTCTAACATTTCCAAAAACACTTCTTGGCATACTCGACATATTTGACATCAGAACATGAGTCTGTCGTAAGTACAGTGATGAGTGCAGTGTAGGTCAAAGAGGTAGGGGTAACACCAGTGTCTAACATTTGCTTGTAAACCTTTACAGCAGCAGTGGTGTCGTCCGCAGCGACGTAGGCTATCATGACCATAGTGAGGATGGCCACGTCTGGAAGTACCGGCAACCCGGAGCGAGGCTTAAAGAGCTCTTTGGCTTGCTCATGATAGAAGTCGTCAATTGCCAGACCATCGAAAACCGAAAGTGCATAATCATTAAGGTCGTCATAGGTCTGAACTGTGAGAAATCTATAGTAGACGAGCTCGTAGCCTTTCGTTGCATCCTTAAAAACCTTCATGGCGTGTTTTTGGAGGTCTTTGACAGAAGGATTGGGGGAATTAGCAGTGTCTACCATTGATATAGTGGTTAGAAGTAATTTAGTTGTAGCAAAAACTATAATCTGAAACTGCAATGTTCAGAGGCCTCCTATTTATAAGCCCAGGGAAAGTGGGGTGTCATTCTCTATATTCTATATAGTGAGAAATATATCCTATTCCTTTCAGGGAAAGAAATAATAATGCCCCTTTCCTGGCTTGCTAAGGGAAAGTTTCCTAAATGAAACTATAAAACCCAGAGGATGTTAACTCTCGGGAAAGACAAGGGAAGTATTGTGAGATGTCCTATTCCTGTAAGGGGAAGAGGTAGATTATACCCTTTCCGTGCTTAAACAAGGAAAGTAGGCTAATAGCCTATGTAGTGGAATAGTTACCTACTTGAATGAGCTGAATTCGATTCATCGGCCAGTAACGTCTAATTTGGAAACAATAGTTTTGGCACCAGATGCAATTTAAAATGTCTAAACCAAGTATAAGTCAGTAAACTAATTCAAGTGCAGTAGCAGTAAGCTGCTTCTGTTCGCAACTGCAAAATTAAGGAGGTTAAGTTCCTTAATAAATAACATGATTTTTTGAAAACAAAGAATCTGAGTTTCTCTTGATCATACTGCATCAAAGCTTAAAATGTCCTTGAGCAAATCAGGAACTCCACGAAGCCTTTCTAGATCCTGGGCAGCCTCATAGGCTTCACCAGTTCAACTGCCAGTCTATGATCTGCAGCATTTGCAACTCGTGGTGTTCAAACAACAGATACATCCTTCGTGCGCTGGAGGGCAGCACAGATATCATCTACAATGTTTCCAAACTCAAAACTAAGATAGTCCGGTGCATGCAAGTCTTGTACCGCTACAAGGCAATATTATTCAATAATAACTTCTGAAATTGCCTAGCTTGAAAAACTTTAGAGCATCCTTAATAGCAAGAAATTTCACTTGTGTAGCTGAAGTGACTTGAGTTTTGTGCCATGCAAAAGCACCAATAAACTGACCATTGTGATCTCTTAGAACTCCACCTGTTCCAGCATTTGTGAGATTGGGAAGGAAACCTCCATCCACATTAAGCTTAAGCTTCCTTACTGCAGGCGGTGGCCGTCGATATGGTGGTTCCCCACAGTGCTAGCTGCTGTTTGTGCTTGCTCAGACCACAAAGTGGAGCTTCAATACTTCGATAGTCCCCAAATAACCATCTACAATTTTTGAAACACTTCAGCAGTGAGATCATTGCTTGTTCAAGCATCCACTCTTTAAATTTAAGGACTGAAGATTTAAAAACTGTGAGTATGTATGGTAGCACCTGTGATGATTTCTTATGCAATGGGCACTCACAAAAGATATGTGCAGTATATTCATAAGGGTGAGGGCATGAAACGCACTGCCAGTCACCCTGATAACCCTTGGTGGTGAGTTTTGCTCGAGTTGGCAGCATATTTTGACAAGCCCTCCATGCGAACATCTTCATTGTACCCAGCAGCTTTGATTTCCCTATAAAACTATAATATGCAGCAGCACCAGCTGAATCTTCGTATCAAAAGTAAAGTGATAGACCTGTTAGTTTTGCATATTAAAACTACTAGTTGTATAGAAAAAATGTAGCACAAATGATATTGGTTAGAGAGTAAGTAGTAGCCCAAATCTTGTCCACAGTTCACACTTCACGTCCTAAAAACCAAATGTTAAAACTACAAGACACTGAAAATTGAAAAGAAAACAGCTCTGTTTTTCTAATGGAAGCTGTAGATCTCTAAATACTAGATGCTTGTGAAAAGCCAGAGAAAAGCTTACAATGGTCTGCAAAACATCTTTACGTCGCCATAAGCTCCAATCGTGATTGTATGTTTCCGGTGAAGATTCATACAACTCCCTGGAATTTACAAGATTATCTTTTCTATCAGGAGAGTGACCAACAACATCATAATTTATATATATTTTAATGGGCAGTTTTGCATCCTTCTGCTGTACAGACTGCTTTGAAATTCCAAGCAATGCCCTGCCTTTTTGGTGAAGGACTTTTGAGCTACTAGAACCCTCATACACCTGTGGAGTAACAGTGTACACCTTGCAACCAGGTCGTCTCCATTGTTTGAGATCTGGTCATGGATGCAGGAGTGAGAAACAATGTACTCTGATGACATCTCATGGCCTTGCCCTCCCAGTATGATCTCTTGAGAATGGGTATTAGTAGCTTCCAAACATATAAATAGCAATACAATCTGAAGCAAAGCCCAAAAGAGACTCATAAAAAACTAGGCCAGAATTTTCAAAACAAAATCAATGCCCCAAGTATTGGAGAGAAAAAGTACCAACCATTCTATACATCGTTACGCTGTTGCTAATACGACACATCAATTGCAAATTCTTATCAGCTGAATTTAGAACATAAAAGGGACTGCCACAGTATGGCCTAGCTTCAACTAATCAACTCAAATCTGCTTCAAACTCAACAACCTCACACAACCTATTCGCCAAAGCCCAAAACACCAACTCACAGATCATTTTTCAATATTTAATATAAACGCATAATCTTTCGCCCTCAAGCACTAATTAACAGTCTACCCAAAAAAGTAAAGTACATGGACAAGCAAATAGCATTGGAAAGTAGAGAGCTGCTTACTGAAAACATCTTTTAGAAGTTTAAAGACTGATAGTTGCTCGAGCTCTCGTACAAAAGGAGATTTGTAAGATTTCTAAATTCTACAAAAAGGTTTGGACTACTCGTAAGTAGGTAACGTGTGCCAAAGCTCAGACCAACTATAGTGGTTTTGTGCTATTGAGATGTGCCGTGCGCCAACATCTCTGTCAGACACTATCAAAATGCAATACTCCCAGTTTATTTGTCAAGCCCCAAGTGCAAGAAATACTCCGACTTTCAACTTGTACTAATCTCTGAATACATTAGCAAAAAATTAAAAGAAAAGAAAAAACAACTGTTGTATAAGACTCAAAACCAATGAACAAGAAACATAAAAACTAATAGGAAGTGTGTTGTGAAAACTGTGAAACAACAACGCCTACCACACAGGTAAAAATGTAGCATTAAATTCATATTAGCACCAGATTACTCGAATATCAACATTCACAACAAAAGAGCACAACAGAGTTTATACTGAATCCAGTTTTCTACTCTCACTAGCTCGTCCATATTTGAAGCCTGCTAATCCTAAAACTTGCTGGAATAACATCCAGGAAGAAGAGCATCACTGCTTCAAGGTGGAAAGGACAACACTCATGGCCCTTCTAATTACCGCTGTTGGTCTACCCCTTAAAACCTCCATCATTGCCTTCACATTAGGCACAAACCCCTTATCCATCATTACCCGCACAAACTCTTTTCCCTCCTCCTCAGCTGCCTTGTCCTCCTGCTTTGCAAAGCCTTCTATCACTGCAGTGATTGTAGCAGCATTAGGCCGCTTTCCCTTGTCCATCATCTCAAGCAAATACTTCTTGGCATCTCCAATGAAATCGGGGTTCGCACTGAGTCCCTTGATCAAAACGGTGTAAGTGACGGAGTTGGGAGCAACCCCCGCAGCTAACATGGCCAGGTATGCCTCCAGAGCACCCTTGGTCTTGCTGAACTTGAGGTAGGCTTTAATAACGGAAGTGTGGATTACGACCATGGGCTCTATATGCGTCTCCTCAATTTCCTTACTGAACTCTATGGCCTTGTGAAAATTTCCATCAACTATCAAAGCAGTGTACATCTTGTTTGACAGTTTCTGGATGTGGTCAGGGAAGGCGCTCTTCATGTAGAAGTAACTTCTCACATCCACGTCAACGGTGTGATTGTGTACAAGATGAGCATACATCTTCAGAGTTTCCCTTGCTTCGGCGAGGTAGGCTTCTTTGTAGTAAAAACCATTGTCGTGAAGAATGAACCCCTTGGCTTTTAGCTGCTCTAGGAACTCCTTGAACTTCTCCAGTGGCTCTCGATAGGCAATGGCCTTCATAACATTCCAGAAGGGTGTACGCTTGAGCTTCATCCCCTTATCCAACGCTTCTAGAAAAAACTTCTTGGCATACCTAAGGTACTTTGCTTTGGAAAAATCTGTTGAAAGTACACAGGTTAGTTGAGTGTAAGTGTAGGAGACAGGTTTGACACCAGAGGCTATCATGTGGTGGTAGACCTTGAGAGCACTCTCGGCCTTTCGCGAACCGGAGTAGAGAGTGATCACAATGGTGAAGACAGCCACTTCAGACAGAATGCCTAAGTCAGATAAAGGCTTAAACATCTCTCTAGCACTGTCAGTGTGGTTGATATCTGCCATAAAGTTGAACATTTTAATTGCACAATCGTTAAGGACATCGTAGCTCCTCCCCAATGTGTGAAACTTTCATTACATGGTTCTTGAGGTCATCAGCAGAGGATTTGGGGGAACTAGTTTCCGCCATTGAATCGATTGCTCTAGTTTAGTTGCAGCAGAAATCAAATAGAAACCACAAAAATCAGAACTTGAGTGAATCTAGTGTAGAATAGAAAAGACCCAAATAAGTGAAGTGAAGCGAAGTTAGGGTTTTCCTACTTCAAAACACTAAACAGTATAATACCCACCGTAATGTAATAATTTCGAACTTGAATTAACAACAGTTGTATAAAGAACCATAAATTTTACTGAAATGAAGGTAGCCATAGCTAGGTTTTTAACTAAATTACGCAGCAGCTACTGTGTGAGCATTTAGATGGATAACCTGTCTAGGGGTTTCAAAATAAGACGATTTTGATTGCAGATGAAGTATAAAAGGAGAGAAGAGCACTCACCTTGCTCCGACGACGGCGGCTCAGGAAGCAGAGAAGAGAAATGGTCTCTCTCTTTCTTTTCTCCTTCGCTGAAATTTCAAAAAGTAAAAATTAAATAAATAAACGACGCGCGTCTTTTATAGGCTCCTCTTTTCTCAATTATTGCAATTTGTAATTTTGGGTATTTTTGTTTTGTTCATGTGTTTATTACCCATGAAAAAGTTGCCTACTGTCCGAAATTATTTTACTCATTATGTAACCAAATAAAAGAAATCATTGTACTCATTTCAGCAAGATATTACGTTTGTCGGCTTTTGGCAGCGAGTTGTTTTGCTGCCTTTAGAGTGCAGTTGGCTGGGTTGCGGTGACTCCGGTGAGTAGCGGTGGTAACGTGGATACTCCTCAATATGGAGACCAAAATTTTATCCTGAGAACTTTACTTTTGAAAAAGTAAAGTCTTTTGTCTTCATGCGTTGGCAGTCACTCACCGTAAAATGATGCGGAGACGTCGAACTACATCCTCGACATTATAGGCGTTGCTTCAACTTTGGTTGCGGTCGTGGTCCATGGGCAAACTCTGGTTAGCTATCTAACAAAGGTGCTGGTGTCGATCTGGGTAGATTTGGTTTCGCCGATTTTGATGTTGAACACGACGCGTTTCATTGACTTCGATACTGACAACACCGAACTGGTTGCTAGGTAATGGTGGTGCTGGGGTTAATGGCTTCTCTTTTGGAGTCGTTAACTTCGAGGGCAGGACCAAGGTTCTAAAATGCTAGTCGGACGGAAAACCAGAGACTAACGTCCAGAGGATTAATTAGGAGAATAAGCAGTTTTCTTTTAAAATTTTATTTATTTTATGATATAAAATGATTTTAAAAATATTTATAAGGTATTATAATGGTTTTTTTAGAAGGATGATATAGAATTTTGTTCAAAGAACAAAATCAAAAATTACAAAAGATGAAGATGATCAGTGGTACGGTGGAAGACTCCCCACACTATTATAATGATTAAAAATAGTGAAAATACTCAAAATATGGATAAAATCCTCTTTTAAGTACTCTAAAGTTTTTTTCAATGATTTTCTTCTTCTAAATCCTTTTCCACTACTAGAACGGATTCTTCATTTATTACAATTCTAATACTTCTTGAAGTACTTCTTTCTTTGTAAGTATTACATCTCCTGAGTAATCTGGGGTTGTCACTTCTCAAGCTTTTGAGGGTTATGTCACTTCTTCTTGGTCCTTCGAACTTGAGATTAACGTCTCCAGTTCTCCTATTTTCATAGATTGCAGCCCTTGCACTTTCTGGCTTATCTTTGGGGCCAGATAGCTTCCACTCTACTAGGAATGTTACCTCATCCCAGGCAACTTTGTGAATCTGTTCTGAATGGTTTTTGGGATTTGTGAGGAAACCAGTAGTAAGGCCAAGAATGTTTAAGAGCTTGGTCTTTGGCTCTACTGTTGTACTCATTAGTTTATAGTAAATCCTATAAACTATAACAAGTTCTTGCATTCCTTCTTTCATGGATGTTCCATCTGTTTTGACTCTCACCCTTAAATAGTGAGCATCATCATTTAAGCTTGTTGAAAAGTTTGGGAAGCAGTTGAAGTATGCAACTTAATTGCATAAGGATGCTTGAAGAGTTCCTAGCAAACTTTTCTAGAAGTCTGTCAGCCTATTGTCTTGTAAAACACATTGGATTGAACAATTTAATCCTTCTCTGGCAAGAAGTTTTATGCCTACTTGGACTACTCTAATATGCATAAACTTGTAATTTCTTTTTCTTGCCTTGGCCACCTCTTCAGGTGTTACTAAGAGGAGATCTGTTTCTCCTGTTATTGCTGGAGTGGTAAACTCTAAAATTTTAAATTGATGGCTGTCCAACAATTCAAAATTTTCTCTTTTGTAGATTTGGTTGAATTCGAACTTTGGAATTGCTGAATTCCTGACAGTACTTTCTATCTCATTGTATTCGAATTCTTCAGAGTTTAATAACTGCACTCCCTTCTTTTTTCCGAAGATGCTCATCATCTTCATATCTCATATGTCTTTGAGTTTTAGAGGTGCTGAGGATCCAAAAACTTTTGGACTTAATGCTGGTTCAAAAAGGAAAGTTCCAGATGAGGTATTTCTTTGGGGGACTTCTAAAGTTTTGAACCCTTGGGTATTCATCTTAGATTGGTTTTCATTTTTTAACTTTTTATGTTCTCCAGCTATCTTTTGAACATATTCTAAGATTTTTACCTGTTGTTGGTTAAGCTCTTCCATTTTACTATTGACCTTCACCAATAG encodes the following:
- the LOC101313811 gene encoding pentatricopeptide repeat-containing protein At5g65560-like, with the protein product MVDTANSPNPSVKDLQKHAMKVFKDATKGYELVYYRFLTVQTYDDLNDYALSVFDGLAIDDFYHEQAKELFKPRSGLPVLPDVAILTMVMIAYVAADDTTAAVKVYKQMLDTDKGIKPHSSSYISVFQAIACQQSVEKAREFLKQIKAKGFIPESNVPLRFEEDNLAESMNALKWYGDLINNTSDKAMRKIFSKWNSRYLHKQSEKMSDALLKDGYIEAWNDFCKGYATGLVPMVALETSVIEAYINHGKTKGALEAYRRMLATGVAPNSYTYTVLIKGLSAYPNFVGDAKKCLLEMMGRGIGPNTATYTAVIESLAKQEDKASEEECKELVDVMICKGFVPNAKAMMEVLKGRPKAAIRRIMNIVLSKLKG
- the LOC101314097 gene encoding pentatricopeptide repeat-containing protein At4g19440, chloroplastic-like; amino-acid sequence: MSTTVEPKTKLLNILGLTTGFLTNPKNHSEQIHKVAWDEVTFLVEWKLSGPKDKPESARAAIYENRRTGDVNLKFEGPRRSDITLKSLRSDNPRLLRRCNTYKERREKKERDHFSSLLPEPPSSEQDINHTDSAREMFKPLSDLGILSEVAVFTIVITLYSGSRKAESALKVYHHMIASGVKPVSYTYTQLTCVLSTDFSKAKYLRYAKKFFLEALDKGMKLKRTPFWNVMKAIAYREPLEKFKEFLEQLKAKGFILHDNGFYYKEAYLAEARETLKMYAHLVHNHTVDVDVRSYFYMKSAFPDHIQKLSNKMYTALIVDGNFHKAIEFSKEIEETHIEPMVVIHTSVIKAYLKFSKTKGALEAYLAMLAAGVAPNSVTYTVLIKGLSANPDFIGDAKKYLLEMMDKGKRPNAATITAVIEGFAKQEDKAAEEEGKEFVRVMMDKGFVPNVKAMMEVLRGRPTAVIRRAMSVVLSTLKQ